A region of Paenibacillus sp. 37 DNA encodes the following proteins:
- a CDS encoding GyrI-like domain-containing protein, producing MSNYHFEEKDSFIVLGIGTELKSDYTDYAGISKEKADFWSTVKEDGSLDTLKSLATNDYIFAVNEAVNNKMMHYAGVMTEESLPEATRVIQFPKGEYLVVKGEAETADALSNMLTGIAFGQALPTEKDYAYVGGPNTTVEMGQKNGLVYGEMWIPVVRNG from the coding sequence ATGAGTAATTATCATTTCGAAGAAAAAGACAGCTTTATCGTTTTAGGTATTGGGACAGAACTTAAAAGCGACTACACAGACTATGCTGGTATCAGCAAGGAGAAGGCGGATTTTTGGTCCACTGTGAAAGAGGATGGAAGCCTAGACACATTAAAGTCCCTAGCTACTAATGACTATATTTTCGCTGTAAACGAAGCAGTCAATAACAAGATGATGCATTATGCTGGGGTCATGACAGAAGAATCTCTGCCAGAAGCAACAAGAGTGATCCAATTTCCTAAGGGAGAATACCTTGTTGTAAAGGGTGAAGCAGAGACGGCAGATGCACTCAGTAATATGCTTACTGGCATTGCCTTTGGTCAAGCCCTCCCCACAGAAAAGGATTATGCCTATGTTGGCGGTCCGAATACAACGGTTGAAATGGGACAGAAAAACGGTTTGGTATATGGTGAAATGTGGATTCCTGTTGTAAGGAATGGATAA
- a CDS encoding Ger(x)C family spore germination protein translates to MSKRGKILVLLFLLMVMTGCWDQDSLKDARLANASAFDITSEGEIKQTLEIVDDSESQQGSSGNEVHSGTGRSVRQSTDRIRAKVTGDIRFFKYGMILYGNKLAQNDIYPYLDVLYREPDYPTSHVKIAIVDGDAGDLLHQKKVGSILIGDFITKKIKSLEELCIFPEMTLETLLPPMLDPGQDFTLPYLYKDGEEIDARGIALFHGQRFSGSLTTEQAPLYIIMSGKWNKAARFVKKVHPGPSNNPRNYVTYEANIAQIKRKLAVKVASDSHIDVNLRIELPVTIVEYAMNHLQEKDTIERLNRKLSDDMTQDAEQIIKTLQQSGCDSFGIGRHLIAHYPELWKSLDWNKQYAQVRFHPEVKVTIVGSGVLN, encoded by the coding sequence ATGAGTAAACGAGGAAAAATCCTTGTCCTCCTGTTCCTGCTCATGGTGATGACGGGATGCTGGGATCAGGATAGTTTAAAAGATGCAAGATTGGCTAATGCTTCGGCGTTTGACATCACCTCAGAGGGTGAAATTAAACAGACGCTTGAAATTGTCGATGATTCTGAGAGTCAACAAGGGAGCAGCGGTAATGAAGTCCACTCAGGCACCGGGAGATCCGTCCGTCAAAGTACAGATAGAATTCGGGCTAAAGTGACTGGTGATATCCGGTTTTTCAAATATGGGATGATCTTATACGGCAACAAACTCGCACAAAATGATATCTACCCCTACTTGGACGTCTTATATCGGGAACCCGATTACCCAACCTCACATGTGAAGATTGCGATTGTGGATGGCGATGCCGGAGATCTGTTACACCAAAAAAAAGTTGGCAGCATATTGATTGGTGATTTTATTACGAAAAAAATTAAGAGTCTGGAGGAATTATGTATTTTTCCGGAAATGACGTTAGAGACCCTTCTCCCTCCCATGCTGGATCCGGGACAGGATTTTACACTGCCTTATCTATATAAGGATGGAGAGGAAATTGATGCTCGGGGAATTGCCTTGTTTCATGGGCAAAGGTTCAGTGGCAGTCTTACTACCGAACAGGCTCCTCTATACATTATTATGAGTGGGAAATGGAATAAAGCAGCGCGTTTTGTCAAAAAGGTCCACCCAGGGCCTTCCAACAACCCGAGGAACTATGTCACTTATGAAGCAAATATCGCACAAATTAAGCGCAAACTTGCGGTAAAGGTGGCAAGTGATAGCCACATTGATGTAAACCTCCGTATCGAACTTCCAGTAACGATCGTTGAGTATGCAATGAATCATCTTCAGGAAAAAGACACAATTGAACGTCTGAACCGCAAGTTATCCGATGACATGACTCAGGACGCAGAACAAATTATCAAGACACTTCAGCAAAGCGGCTGTGATTCCTTCGGTATTGGCAGACATTTAATTGCCCATTACCCGGAATTGTGGAAAAGCCTGGACTGGAATAAACAATATGCCCAAGTCCGTTTTCACCCGGAAGTAAAGGTTACAATAGTCGGAAGTGGCGTTTTAAATTAA
- a CDS encoding endospore germination permease, translated as MNKETTITRGQLFLLILKFEIGVDILSLPYRMNLISKGGGWISVFLGGFLIQLVILLCWLLMRRFPSSSIYHIVTLITGKWIGKLLIIAYVGYFLLMGTSVLVNAYGVINRWMLQDTPRWAILALFLFSSIYLVRQKLRIIARVLVLISFLVLPMMVLISYGLKEINLLYLLPLTEAGWPNIISGSTETLMAMFGFEFFLVVFPMVEGSSGGKLKSVASASAVVVVLYAFTVFICSTAFSPQQLDLMPEPVIYLLRSIPLGTMDRADFLFLPIWLISIFGAICGYYYTASYGISYLFKLKHHKKAVPYVVLASCIIAYLPQQKEKLELISTIANRSAYFFLMILPLLLLVLSYIMKRKEKMI; from the coding sequence GTGAATAAGGAAACAACAATCACTCGGGGACAATTATTCTTGCTCATTTTGAAATTTGAAATTGGTGTAGATATTCTGTCCCTCCCTTACCGTATGAACCTTATCTCTAAAGGAGGTGGGTGGATCTCTGTTTTCCTTGGAGGGTTCCTGATCCAACTTGTCATACTGTTGTGCTGGCTTTTGATGCGAAGATTCCCGAGTTCGTCCATTTATCATATTGTAACGCTGATTACGGGTAAATGGATTGGCAAGTTGCTGATCATTGCCTACGTTGGATATTTCCTATTAATGGGCACTTCTGTTCTGGTGAACGCTTACGGTGTGATTAACCGTTGGATGCTGCAGGATACGCCTCGCTGGGCTATATTAGCCCTCTTCTTGTTCAGCAGTATCTATTTGGTTCGGCAAAAATTACGAATCATTGCCCGAGTACTGGTACTCATCTCCTTTTTGGTCTTGCCCATGATGGTATTGATCAGTTATGGACTCAAGGAAATCAATCTGTTATATCTTTTGCCTTTAACCGAGGCGGGATGGCCCAATATTATTAGTGGATCAACCGAAACATTAATGGCTATGTTCGGATTCGAGTTTTTTCTCGTTGTGTTTCCTATGGTTGAAGGTAGCAGCGGGGGCAAACTCAAGTCTGTTGCTTCAGCAAGTGCTGTAGTCGTAGTGTTGTATGCATTCACCGTGTTCATTTGTTCAACGGCGTTCAGCCCCCAGCAACTTGACTTAATGCCTGAACCGGTCATATATCTGCTCCGCTCTATCCCACTCGGAACAATGGATCGGGCCGATTTCCTGTTCCTCCCTATCTGGTTAATTTCCATTTTCGGGGCCATATGTGGCTATTACTATACGGCATCCTATGGTATAAGTTATCTCTTCAAACTAAAACACCATAAAAAAGCGGTGCCATATGTCGTTCTTGCTTCTTGCATAATTGCCTATCTGCCACAACAGAAGGAAAAACTTGAGTTAATTAGTACGATTGCCAACAGATCGGCATACTTTTTTCTCATGATCCTGCCTCTGCTCCTGTTGGTCCTATCTTATATAATGAAACGAAAAGAGAAGATGATATGA
- a CDS encoding spore germination protein — protein MTPTNQAFSELKMNISYVEQSLYCTDDLKQQQLLLNGVQSVLLYIDSLVDQEIIQTHVLTALNGQAHSEIYPSFTTLESRKDTDLQRGIDSLIQGKCLYIIDGHPEFYILSTEKMYVRSTTEPENEGVIRGPHNGFVEQLSVNLNLIRRQIISPSLIVRYFNVGEKTHTKIAVVYLQDLANPELVNEVKERITSISSDMVLAPGFIEEFVEDNPFSLFPQQLITERPDRVIANLMEGRVAILAEGSPSALIAPVTFFAFYQSPDDYHGRWIVSSFLRLIRMMSFVIAFTLPAVYIATISFHSAILPIELAHTIKKSLQNIPFPALVEAMLLELIFEVLREAGVRLPSRVGQTIGIVGGLVIGDAIVRAGLVSYTMIIVVSLTAISSFLVPSHEMSSAVRILRFPMMIGAALFGYIGIAFGLVILTNHLCKMENFGSPYFAPVAPFRLADMKDVWIRFPIWALRERPHDARPQRLNQQKFYRSGKKRE, from the coding sequence ATGACCCCAACCAATCAGGCATTCTCTGAATTAAAAATGAATATTTCTTATGTGGAACAGTCCCTCTACTGTACAGACGATTTGAAACAACAACAGCTTCTACTTAATGGTGTACAGAGTGTGCTTCTCTATATCGATTCACTTGTAGATCAGGAGATCATTCAAACACATGTCTTAACAGCACTGAATGGCCAAGCTCACTCTGAAATCTACCCATCGTTCACCACGTTAGAAAGTCGAAAAGATACGGATCTGCAACGTGGAATAGACTCACTTATTCAAGGGAAATGTCTTTACATAATCGATGGGCACCCGGAGTTTTACATTCTTTCTACCGAGAAAATGTATGTCCGAAGCACAACCGAACCGGAAAACGAAGGCGTTATTCGAGGGCCACACAATGGATTCGTTGAACAGCTTTCGGTTAATTTGAATCTGATCCGCAGACAAATTATCAGTCCATCCCTAATCGTTCGATATTTTAACGTTGGCGAGAAGACACATACCAAAATTGCAGTTGTATACCTTCAGGACTTAGCCAATCCGGAGTTGGTGAACGAAGTTAAAGAGCGAATCACATCCATATCTTCAGATATGGTGCTCGCACCAGGCTTTATTGAAGAGTTTGTGGAGGATAACCCTTTCTCTCTGTTTCCTCAGCAGCTCATTACAGAAAGACCTGACCGGGTTATTGCCAACTTGATGGAAGGACGCGTCGCCATACTTGCCGAAGGAAGTCCGTCAGCTCTTATTGCTCCAGTTACGTTTTTTGCTTTTTATCAAAGTCCGGATGATTATCATGGTCGTTGGATTGTCAGTTCCTTTTTACGGTTAATTCGCATGATGAGTTTTGTCATTGCTTTTACATTACCTGCTGTTTATATTGCAACCATCTCTTTTCACTCCGCCATTTTACCAATCGAGCTGGCACACACAATCAAGAAATCATTGCAGAACATCCCCTTTCCTGCACTTGTAGAGGCAATGTTGCTTGAACTGATCTTTGAAGTGTTAAGAGAAGCCGGGGTCCGACTTCCCAGCCGAGTGGGCCAGACCATCGGCATCGTTGGCGGTTTGGTTATCGGAGATGCTATCGTTCGTGCGGGGCTTGTATCCTATACAATGATTATTGTGGTTTCACTAACCGCTATCTCGTCGTTTTTGGTGCCTTCGCATGAGATGAGTTCGGCAGTACGTATTCTCCGCTTTCCAATGATGATTGGAGCGGCGCTTTTTGGATATATCGGCATCGCATTTGGTCTGGTGATTCTAACCAATCACCTCTGTAAGATGGAAAACTTCGGATCGCCTTATTTTGCTCCAGTGGCCCCATTCCGATTAGCTGACATGAAGGATGTATGGATTCGATTTCCCATCTGGGCGCTTCGCGAGCGTCCTCATGATGCCCGCCCGCAGCGGCTGAATCAGCAGAAGTTCTATAGGAGTGGGAAAAAACGTGAATAA
- a CDS encoding copper amine oxidase N-terminal domain-containing protein, whose protein sequence is MNMKKKLSIFTALAVFQAFAVGSVNAQSAPQGDTASVNTANVESVEVSKQEQPIAEREVKTESNNKSINTPPTEAKDTQTSTGTEATPKTDSEKPALDGEETTTNETGTKPVVQEEAPEGETPATPAQIEQPSIDGTSPVAAGGNLTLYMNSNKMEQDGKTYLAGQPMAVKNGVSYVAIRALVDRVGYGVKYDNKTKETIIISGEDELRFKTNSKDYTVNGETRTMKGPAYQQKSTFMVPLTSITQALNITYKVNQSAKTVVLNLNTKPVASFTISQKEIFAGDQVDYVTSSSSPNGLDIVDERWTGRQDSFDQAGTYTISYEVQDSNGQWSDPYSITIEVLSPNLPPVAMFATDKEEYKMGEKITYTDQSTDDENNIVKAVWENNSLAFFEPGPKTVTITVTDNHGATNTYSKVITITNETLYSFTDFNLLFTPVGQKFTFNGGEVTTMEKVPYTYMDEPSLLIRSNSPETVNTEGIVYKESSSGQTRFMIHHVNNTGKRVKMYVIATNNNPNPAVFEQQNMGFAGPTPYATVAGKLSIDKWFKSIQTGVDQKKEYLQPGESKLILTELNKTPMKEGQVISLYSDAYSDYSLDYNVILVEENKDPFEALPLLPVLDRDGVHNRGTYPNATRIIKYDEHVGLKPARLPLGDNSSDPNLVGTDPMAYTDASNAGNFGVLYKITLTNVAPRTLISFNPRGGKYSGVALVNNQLVSIAEGNVAVANSSEQSVLYRTGSIGESVTILFSAAPGSNLPVNLLFTPLPSEK, encoded by the coding sequence ATGAATATGAAGAAGAAATTATCCATTTTTACCGCTTTAGCCGTTTTTCAAGCATTTGCAGTTGGTTCTGTGAATGCGCAATCAGCACCACAAGGTGACACCGCGTCAGTAAACACGGCCAATGTAGAATCAGTTGAGGTGTCAAAGCAAGAGCAGCCAATTGCAGAGCGTGAAGTGAAGACGGAGAGTAATAACAAATCGATCAATACTCCGCCCACTGAAGCCAAGGACACTCAAACCTCGACCGGTACTGAGGCAACACCTAAAACAGATAGCGAGAAACCTGCATTGGATGGGGAAGAGACCACTACAAACGAAACGGGTACGAAACCTGTAGTTCAAGAGGAAGCCCCTGAGGGGGAAACGCCAGCTACACCTGCTCAAATAGAGCAACCATCCATTGATGGGACGTCTCCTGTAGCAGCAGGTGGGAATCTGACGTTGTACATGAATAGCAACAAAATGGAGCAGGATGGAAAAACGTATCTTGCTGGCCAGCCAATGGCTGTAAAAAACGGTGTATCCTATGTTGCCATCCGTGCGCTGGTTGACCGTGTGGGATACGGCGTCAAATATGATAACAAAACCAAGGAAACCATCATTATTAGTGGTGAGGATGAACTCCGATTCAAGACGAACAGCAAGGACTATACCGTCAATGGAGAGACAAGAACGATGAAAGGCCCTGCATATCAGCAAAAAAGTACATTCATGGTGCCGTTAACTTCCATTACTCAAGCTCTGAACATCACCTATAAAGTGAATCAGTCGGCTAAAACGGTTGTGTTGAATCTTAATACAAAACCTGTTGCAAGCTTTACCATTTCCCAAAAGGAAATCTTTGCAGGAGATCAAGTGGACTACGTGACTTCTTCCAGTTCACCTAATGGACTGGATATCGTTGACGAACGCTGGACTGGTCGCCAGGATTCATTTGATCAAGCAGGTACATATACGATTTCATATGAAGTACAGGATTCCAATGGTCAATGGAGCGATCCGTATTCAATTACCATTGAAGTATTGAGTCCTAATCTTCCTCCTGTAGCCATGTTCGCCACGGATAAAGAAGAATATAAAATGGGCGAAAAAATAACATACACGGACCAAAGCACAGATGATGAAAATAATATTGTCAAAGCCGTATGGGAGAACAATTCACTTGCTTTCTTTGAACCGGGTCCCAAAACGGTGACAATTACGGTTACTGACAATCACGGCGCTACGAACACGTACTCCAAAGTCATTACCATAACCAATGAGACCTTATATTCATTTACCGACTTCAATTTACTCTTCACGCCGGTAGGACAGAAGTTTACCTTTAACGGCGGCGAAGTGACTACGATGGAGAAAGTGCCTTATACGTACATGGATGAGCCCAGTTTGCTAATCCGCAGTAACAGTCCGGAAACCGTAAATACGGAAGGCATCGTATATAAAGAATCATCTTCGGGGCAGACCCGTTTCATGATTCACCACGTCAACAATACAGGCAAAAGAGTAAAAATGTATGTGATTGCAACCAATAACAACCCGAATCCGGCAGTTTTCGAACAACAAAATATGGGATTTGCGGGACCTACACCGTATGCTACTGTAGCCGGGAAATTGTCTATTGATAAATGGTTCAAGTCAATTCAGACTGGAGTGGATCAAAAGAAAGAGTACCTTCAACCTGGGGAAAGCAAATTGATTTTGACAGAACTTAATAAAACGCCGATGAAAGAAGGACAAGTCATCTCTCTCTATTCGGATGCATATAGTGATTATTCCTTGGACTATAACGTTATCCTGGTGGAAGAAAATAAAGATCCGTTCGAAGCCTTGCCATTGCTTCCCGTGCTTGATCGTGACGGCGTGCACAACCGGGGTACGTACCCGAACGCGACTCGCATCATAAAGTACGATGAGCACGTGGGACTCAAACCGGCCCGTCTGCCACTTGGTGACAATTCAAGCGATCCCAATCTGGTAGGAACAGATCCGATGGCTTACACAGATGCATCCAACGCGGGTAATTTCGGCGTATTGTACAAAATCACGCTGACCAATGTTGCACCGCGTACGCTTATCTCCTTTAACCCTCGTGGAGGGAAGTACTCCGGAGTAGCGCTGGTGAACAACCAGTTGGTATCGATTGCCGAAGGCAACGTTGCCGTTGCCAATTCAAGTGAACAAAGCGTTCTTTACCGCACCGGATCAATCGGAGAGAGCGTAACGATTCTGTTCTCAGCCGCGCCAGGAAGCAACCTGCCGGTCAATCTGCTCTTTACACCGCTCCCATCGGAGAAGTAA
- a CDS encoding DEAD/DEAH box helicase, with the protein MNVVVKLIREFKERDTRRLLKDYRDRVELIRKRNLETWDDQRLQAESLRLQEEARSGTSLDELLVDAYALVCEVAKRTLGLQPYDVQIMAAIALHERFLIEQHTGEGKTLSAVMPAYLNALTGEGVHILTFNDYLANRDAAWMGPIYRFLGLTVSSVQAGMSLFEKREAYAKDITYVTAKEAGFDYLRDTIALNEADTVHRPFHYVVVDEADSLLLDEARVPLVISGDSSTTKSDGVLFAEVARQLQPAEHYDFDEFQRNVYLNDAGAVKAELLLGCSNLYDSHNSHLLTSLNCALHVESLLKKDVDYIVRDGGIELIEEHTGRVAENRYLPDGLQAALVAKEGLQWKAGGRILGTITIQHFISLYSGICGMTATAHASALEFEDIYALQVVQIPPNQPNIRIDHKHRIYTHKEAKYKALVQEISSVHRVGRPILIGTSSVEESDMLAEALAAADVPCQVLNAKNDAREAEIIAKAGEIGAVTVSTNMAGRGVDIRLGGGNSAQAEVVAKLGGLYVIGTHVNESMRIDNQLRGRSGRQGDPGASVFYISLEDELMLRFGIHRLFRSTRQDEALDDPALRSKIEHIQRVIIGQNFDIQRELNGYSDMVEDQRRILYEERLGILKGERPMSPSEQRVRLFYMDEFWADHLAYVSYIRESIHLESITSRNPIDEFHTQITQAFEKIPAKIDHESANMLGKLGGSNDPAKWEQFGLKSPISTRTYMINDQYSQDKRSSWTGTTVFAFWGSKILKLLLWPVYRLSKY; encoded by the coding sequence ATGAATGTAGTCGTCAAGTTGATACGTGAATTCAAAGAGCGCGATACCCGGCGTTTGTTGAAAGATTACCGAGACAGAGTGGAGCTTATAAGGAAACGGAATTTGGAAACTTGGGATGATCAGCGCCTGCAAGCGGAATCCCTTCGGCTGCAAGAAGAAGCAAGATCAGGCACATCTTTGGATGAACTACTTGTTGATGCTTATGCTCTAGTCTGCGAGGTTGCGAAGAGAACGCTCGGATTACAGCCTTACGATGTGCAAATTATGGCTGCGATTGCGTTGCACGAGAGATTTTTGATCGAGCAACATACCGGTGAAGGAAAAACACTCTCTGCTGTTATGCCTGCTTATCTCAACGCGTTGACCGGTGAAGGCGTTCATATACTCACATTTAACGACTACTTGGCAAATCGAGATGCAGCGTGGATGGGCCCGATCTATCGCTTCCTCGGGTTAACCGTAAGCTCGGTTCAAGCGGGCATGAGCCTGTTCGAGAAAAGGGAAGCTTACGCCAAGGATATAACCTATGTTACGGCTAAAGAAGCAGGGTTCGATTATTTGCGTGACACAATAGCATTAAATGAAGCTGATACCGTGCACCGTCCTTTCCACTACGTCGTCGTAGACGAAGCGGATTCGCTGCTACTCGATGAAGCGCGGGTGCCACTAGTCATTAGTGGCGATTCGAGCACAACCAAGAGTGATGGCGTTCTTTTTGCAGAAGTGGCCCGACAGCTTCAGCCAGCAGAGCATTACGATTTTGATGAGTTCCAGCGGAACGTATACTTGAATGATGCGGGTGCTGTGAAAGCGGAGCTGCTTCTGGGATGCAGCAATTTGTACGATAGCCATAACAGTCATTTGTTAACATCATTGAATTGTGCATTGCATGTGGAATCGTTATTAAAAAAAGACGTCGACTACATCGTCCGGGATGGTGGAATTGAACTAATCGAAGAACATACTGGCCGTGTGGCCGAGAACAGGTATTTGCCGGACGGGTTGCAAGCTGCGCTGGTGGCGAAAGAAGGATTGCAGTGGAAGGCCGGCGGGAGAATTCTCGGCACGATCACGATTCAACATTTCATTAGCCTGTATTCGGGAATCTGCGGAATGACGGCTACGGCGCACGCTTCAGCACTGGAATTCGAGGATATCTATGCGTTGCAGGTCGTTCAAATTCCACCGAACCAGCCAAACATACGGATCGACCACAAGCACCGAATATACACCCATAAGGAAGCCAAATATAAGGCACTTGTACAAGAAATCTCTTCCGTTCATAGGGTGGGACGTCCCATTCTTATTGGTACGTCAAGCGTTGAGGAGTCTGATATGCTGGCGGAGGCGCTTGCCGCTGCTGACGTACCTTGCCAGGTTCTGAATGCAAAAAACGATGCGAGAGAAGCCGAAATCATCGCTAAAGCGGGAGAAATAGGCGCGGTAACGGTATCTACGAATATGGCAGGGCGCGGCGTCGACATTCGTCTTGGCGGTGGTAATTCTGCTCAGGCAGAAGTGGTTGCCAAGCTAGGCGGATTATATGTGATAGGTACACATGTGAATGAAAGCATGCGAATAGATAACCAGCTGCGCGGGCGTTCTGGCCGCCAAGGTGACCCGGGAGCTTCCGTATTTTATATAAGCCTGGAAGACGAGTTGATGCTTCGCTTCGGCATTCATAGACTGTTTCGGTCTACCAGACAGGACGAGGCTCTTGATGATCCGGCGCTACGCAGCAAAATCGAGCATATTCAGCGCGTGATCATAGGTCAAAACTTCGATATTCAGCGGGAATTGAACGGTTATTCGGATATGGTGGAGGATCAGAGGCGAATCCTATACGAAGAAAGGCTCGGAATATTGAAAGGCGAGAGACCAATGAGCCCATCGGAGCAGCGGGTACGGCTTTTTTATATGGATGAGTTCTGGGCTGACCATCTGGCATACGTATCTTACATTCGCGAAAGCATCCATCTCGAGAGTATTACCAGTCGCAACCCGATCGATGAGTTTCATACGCAAATCACCCAAGCATTTGAGAAAATTCCGGCTAAAATAGATCATGAGTCGGCGAATATGCTTGGAAAACTTGGAGGTTCAAATGATCCGGCCAAATGGGAACAGTTCGGTCTAAAGAGTCCTATTTCGACTCGGACTTATATGATCAACGATCAATACAGTCAAGATAAGCGCAGCTCATGGACCGGAACGACGGTATTTGCTTTTTGGGGCAGTAAAATTTTGAAGCTGTTACTGTGGCCGGTATATAGGTTGTCAAAATATTGA
- a CDS encoding class I SAM-dependent methyltransferase yields MNSEERFTSRVDSYLKYRPSYPKEAINHLYDVVGLDANSNIADIGSGTGIISKLLLERGSYVIAVEPNQAMREAAEQTLKSSPQFQSIAGSAESTGLPDQSVDFIVCAQAFHWFDRSAAQIEFRRILRPGGRVILIWNSRLTHGTPFREEYNQLLHTYGTDYNKVNHKNISQTMLLSFFKEGSMHEMRFRMSQKFNFEGLKGRLLSSSYSPAPGHANYDPMMSELRNLFDKNNQEGIVAFDYETEIFWGEV; encoded by the coding sequence ATGAACAGTGAAGAACGGTTTACGAGCCGGGTCGATTCGTATTTGAAATACCGCCCGAGCTATCCAAAAGAGGCTATTAACCATTTGTACGACGTAGTTGGTTTAGATGCGAACAGTAATATAGCAGACATCGGTTCAGGTACTGGGATCATCTCAAAGCTACTTCTGGAACGCGGAAGCTATGTAATAGCGGTCGAGCCAAATCAGGCCATGCGGGAAGCCGCCGAGCAAACGTTAAAAAGCAGTCCGCAATTCCAGAGTATAGCAGGTTCTGCAGAATCTACGGGATTACCTGATCAGTCGGTTGATTTTATTGTCTGCGCTCAGGCATTTCACTGGTTCGATCGCTCCGCAGCTCAAATCGAGTTTCGCAGAATTCTACGGCCAGGCGGGAGAGTAATACTCATCTGGAATTCACGACTTACACACGGTACTCCGTTTCGTGAAGAGTACAATCAATTGCTCCATACATATGGAACCGACTACAATAAAGTTAATCATAAAAATATTTCTCAAACGATGCTGCTCTCTTTTTTCAAGGAAGGTTCAATGCATGAAATGCGATTCAGAATGAGTCAGAAGTTCAATTTCGAGGGATTGAAAGGCCGGTTGCTATCATCTTCCTACAGCCCTGCACCCGGGCATGCAAATTACGATCCTATGATGTCAGAACTGCGGAATTTATTTGATAAAAATAATCAAGAGGGTATTGTTGCATTCGACTATGAAACTGAAATTTTTTGGGGAGAAGTATAG